A single window of Saccharomyces kudriavzevii IFO 1802 strain IFO1802 genome assembly, chromosome: 16 DNA harbors:
- the SGV1 gene encoding cyclin-dependent serine/threonine protein kinase SGV1 (similar to Saccharomyces cerevisiae SGV1 (YPR161C); ancestral locus Anc_7.515), with the protein MSDDAPPAVPSKTEFNKYKIGKVKSTPAIQRDAKTNLTYIKLRKRSSEKVYGCTVFQNHYREDEKLGQGTFGEVYKGIHLETQRQVAMKKIIVSVEKDLFPITAQREITILKRLGHKNIIKLIEMVYDHSPDTTNSASSSLHKSFYMILPYMVADLSGVLHNPRISLKMCDIKNMMLQVLEGLNYIHCAKFMHRDIKTANILIDHNGILKLADFGLARLYYGCPPNLKYPGGAGSGAKYTSVVVTRWYRAPELVLGDKQYTTAVDIWGVGCVFAECFEKKPILQGKTDIDQGHCIFKLLGTPTEEDWAMARCLPGAELTTTNYKSTLKERFGQFLTETGLDFLGHLLALDPYKRLTAMSAKHHPWFSEEPFPSENITLPTEESHEADIKRYKEEMHQSLSQRVPTAPRGHIVEKGESPVVKSRGAIPRGPKKDDAISVAPLRDIAAKPTPSKLGDPSQNPRPYHSNNGYSKPAVPPAAPAGMNRYGAINTSRSNRFSGNSTGPSSNRKFVNRFHPETDVNPKYIKAPLPLGPQSRYQGSSTDSRYKSAQNDSRYHNARYINKSDIKPEQKYSRQEPNTPINRNYNPPNGPRNSGFDHHHDSRPPHPQFPVSTSQSQHQIANKPIEKKNGSPKDERVKPDEPKNFDNNDIADLY; encoded by the coding sequence atgAGTGATGATGCCCCCCCAGCGGTTCCTTCAAAAACAGAATTtaataaatataaaattgGCAAAGTGAAGAGTACGCCAGCTATCCAACGAGATGCAAAGACTAATCTAACATACATAAAACtgaggaaaagaagtaGTGAAAAAGTTTATGGATGCACTGTCTTCCAGAATCATTATcgtgaagatgaaaaactaGGCCAAGGCACGTTTGGCGAGGTTTATAAGGGTATTCATTTAGAAACTCAAAGGCAGGTggcaatgaagaaaattatagTTAGTGTGGAAAAAGACCTCTTTCCCATAACAGCTCAACGAGAAATTACCATTTTAAAGCGCTTAGGCcacaaaaatatcatcaagCTAATTGAAATGGTATATGACCATTCGCCAGATACTACAAATTCGGCATCTAGTAGCCTGCATAAATCATTTTACATGATCCTGCCGTATATGGTAGCAGATCTCTCTGGTGTTCTGCATAATCCAAGAATTAGCTTAAAAATGTGCGatatcaagaatatgatgCTACAAGTATTAGAAGGCCTAAATTACATTCATTGTGCAAAATTTATGCATAGGGATATAAAGACAGCAAACATCTTGATTGACCACAATGGTATTTTGAAGCTTGCTGATTTTGGTTTGGCAAGACTCTATTATGGATGTCCTCCGAATTTGAAGTATCCTGGTGGTGCAGGTTCGGGTGCCAAATATACATCAGTAGTGGTAACAAGGTGGTATAGGGCTCCAGAATTAGTACTTGGCGATAAACAGTATACGACAGCAGTTGATATATGGGGAGTTGGATGCGTTTTCGCGGAAtgttttgagaaaaaaccAATCTTGCAAGGTAAAACAGATATCGATCAGGGACATTGCATATTCAAATTACTAGGCACCCCTACGGAGGAAGATTGGGCCATGGCTAGATGTTTGCCAGGCGCTGAACTAACAACAACTAATTACAAATCAACATTAAAGGAAAGGTTTGGCCAATTTCTAACCGAAACGGGTCTGGACTTTCTAGGACACTTATTGGCGTTAGACCCTTATAAAAGGTTGACCGCCATGTCCGCTAAACATCATCCTTGGTTTTCTGAAGAACCTTTCCCCTCCGAGAATATAACATTGCCAACTGAGGAAAGTCACGAAGCCGATATCAAGAGatataaagaagaaatgcACCAATCGCTGTCACAAAGAGTACCTACAGCGCCAAGAGGCCACATTGTTGAGAAGGGTGAATCTCCTGTTGTGAAAAGCCGCGGGGCAATCCCAAGAGGTCCAAAAAAAGACGACGCAATTTCTGTAGCACCATTGAGAGACATAGCGGCTAAGCCAACTCCATCAAAACTAGGAGATCCATCTCAAAATCCGAGACCTTACCACTCTAACAATGGATATTCCAAACCTGCTGTACCACCTGCTGCCCCTGCAGGAATGAATAGGTATGGGGCTATCAATACCTCCAGAAGCAATCGCTTTAGTGGTAATAGTACCGGACCTAGTAGTAACAGAAAATTTGTAAATCGCTTTCATCCAGAGACAGACGTCAACCCCAAGTACATTAAAGCACCGTTACCATTGGGACCACAATCAAGATACCAGGGTAGCTCAACTGATTCGAGATATAAAAGCGCGCAAAATGACTCTAGATATCACAACGCAAGGTACATTAACAAATCGGACATTAAACcagaacaaaaatataGTCGTCAAGAACCTAATACGCCAATTAACAGAAATTATAATCCTCCTAATGGGCCCCGCAATAGTGGTTTTGACCATCACCATGATTCAAGACCACCTCATCCACAGTTCCCAGTGTCGACATCGCAAAGTCAACATCAAATTGCGAATAAGCcaatagagaaaaaaaatggaagccCTAAGGATGAAAGAGTGAAACCGGATGAGCCTAAAAATTTCGACAATAATGATATTGCAGATCTGTATTAG
- the GPH1 gene encoding glycogen phosphorylase (similar to Saccharomyces cerevisiae GPH1 (YPR160W); ancestral locus Anc_3.510), which yields MPPASTSTTNDMITEEPTSPHQIPRLTRRLTGFLPQEIKSIDTMIPLKSRALWNKHQVKKFDKSEDFQDRFIDHVETTLARSLYNCDDIAAYEAASMSIRDNLVIDWNKTQQKFTTRDPKRVYYLSLEFLMGRALDNALINMKIEDPEDPAASKKEPREMIKGALDDLGFKLEDVLDKEPDAGLGNGGLGRLAACFVDSMATEGIPAWGYGLRYEYGIFAQKIIDGYQVETPDYWLNSGNPWEIERNEVQIPVTFYGYVDRPEGGKTTLSASQWIGGERVLAVAYDFPVPGFKTSNVNNLRLWQARPTTEFDFAKFNNGDYKNSVIQQQRAESITAVLYPNDNFAQGKELRLKQQYFWCAASLHDILRRYKKSKRSWTEFPEQVAIQLNDTHPTLAVVELQRVLVDLEKLDWHEAWDIVTKTFSYTNHTVMQEALEKWPVGLFGHLLPRHLEIIYDINWFFLQDVAKKFPKDVELLSRISIIEENSPERQIRMAFLAIVGSHKVNGVAELHSELIKTTIFKDFVKYYGSSKFVNVTNGITPRRWLKQANPSLAKLISETLNDPTEEYLLDMTKLTQLAKYVEDKEFLKKWNQVKLNNKIRLVDLIKKGNDGEDIINREYLNDTLFDMQVKRIHEYKRQQLNVFGIIYRYLAMKNMLNNGASIEEVAKKYPRKVSIFGGKSAPGYYMAKLIIKLVNSVADIVNNDESIEDLLKVVFIADYNVSKAEIIIPASDLSEHISTAGTEASGTSNMKFVMNGGLIIGTVDGANVEITREIGEDNVFLFGNLSENVEDLRYNHQYHPQDLPSGLESVLSYIESGQFSPENPNEFKPLVDSIKYHGDYYLVSDDFESYLATQELVDQEFHNQRSEWLKKSVLSVANVGFFSSDRCIEEYSDTIWNVEPVT from the coding sequence atgCCGCCTGCAAGTACCAGCACTACCAATGATATGATAACCGAGGAACCCACCTCTCCACATCAAATCCCAAGACTTACTAGGAGACTTACAGGGTTCCTTCCACAGGAAATCAAGTCAATTGATACGATGATTCCTTTGAAGTCAAGGGCGTTATGGAACAAGCACCAAGTCAAAAAGTTTGACAAATCTGAGGACTTCCAGGACAGATTTATCGACCATGTGGAAACTACATTAGCACGTTCTCTCTATAACTGTGATGACATCGCTGCTTATGAGGCCGCATCGATGAGTATTCGTGACAACTTAGTGATCGATTGGAACAAGACTCAGCAAAAGTTCACTACAAGAGACCCAAAGAGAGTCTACTATCTGTCTCTGGAATTTTTGATGGGTAGGGCTTTGGACAATGCCTTGATTAACATGAAGATTGAAGATCCAGAAGATCCTGCCgcatcaaagaaagaaccaAGAGAAATGATCAAGGGTGCCCTTGACGATTTGGGTTTCAAGTTGGAAGATGTCCTTGACAAAGAACCAGACGCAGGTTTGGGTAATGGTGGTTTAGGCCGTCTTGCTGCTTGCTTTGTTGATTCAATGGCAACAGAAGGTATTCCCGCCTGGGGTTACGGTCTACGTTACGAGTACGGTATCTTTGCGCAAAAGATTATCGATGGTTATCAAGTGGAAACTCCAGATTACTGGCTAAATTCCGGTAACCCATGGGAAATTGAACGTAACGAAGTCCAAATACCAGTCACCTTTTACGGTTACGTTGATAGACCAGAAGGTGGTAAAACGACGCTAAGCGCGTCACAATGGATTGGTGGTGAAAGAGTTCTTGCTGTTGCCTATGATTTCCCAGTCCCGGGTTTCAAGACCTCTAATGTAAATAATCTGAGACTGTGGCAAGCAAGGCCAACTACTGAATTCGATTTCGCCAAATTCAACAACGGTGATTATAAGAACTCGGTTATCCAACAGCAACGTGCGGAATCCATAACAGCTGTGCTGTATCCAAATGACAATTTTGCTCAAGGTAAGGAGTTGAGGTTGAAACAGCAATACTTTTGGTGTGCTGCATCCTTACACGATATCTTGAGAAGATATAAAAAATCTAAGAGATCATGGACTGAATTCCCCGAACAAGTGGCTATCCAATTGAATGATACTCATCCAACTCTAGCCGTCGTTGAGTTGCAAAGAGTCTTGGTCgatttagaaaaattggatTGGCATGAGGCTTGGGACATCGTCACCAAGACCTTTTCCTACACCAACCATACTGTTATGCAAGAAGCTTTGGAGAAATGGCCCGTCGGTTTATTTGGCCACTTGTTACCCAGACATTTGGAGATCATTTATGATATTAATTGGTTCTTCTTGCAAGATGTGGCAAAGAAGTTCCCCAAGGATGTTGAGCTTTTGTCCCGTATATCCATCATCGAAGAAAACTCTCCAGAAAGACAAATTAGAATGGCCTTCTTGGCTATTGTTGGGTCTCATAAAGTCAATGGTGTTGCTGAATTGCACTCTGAATTAATTAAGACCactattttcaaagattttgtCAAGTACTACGGCTCATCAAAATTTGTCAACGTTACTAACGGTATCACCCCAAGAAGATGGTTGAAGCAAGCCAACCCCTCTTTGGCCAAATTGATCAGTGAAACTCTTAATGACCCAACAGAAGAGTATTTATTGGACATGACAAAGCTAACTCAGTTAGCAAAATATGTTGAAGACAAGgagttcttgaaaaaatggaaccAAGTCAAGCTTAATAATAAGATCAGGTTGGTAGATCTAATCAAAAAGGGAAACGATGGCGAAGACATCATTAACAGAGAGTATTTGAACGACACTTTGTTCGATATGCAAGTTAAACGTATCCACGAGTATAAGCGTCAACAACTAAATGTCTTTGGTATTATTTACCGTTATTtggcaatgaaaaatatgctAAATAACGGTGCTTCTATCGAAGAGGTGGCCAAAAAATATCCACGTAAAGTTTCTATATTCGGAGGTAAGAGTGCACCAGGTTACTATATGGCTAAGTTGATCATAAAATTGGTCAACTCTGTAGCCGACATCGTTAATAACGATGAATCAATTGAGGACCTATTGAAGGTCGTATTCATTGCTGATTATAACGTTTCTAAAGCCGAAATCATTATTCCAGCAAGTGATTTGAGTGAACATATTTCAACTGCTGGTACAGAAGCCTCAGGTACTTCCAACATGAAGTTTGTCATGAATGGTGGTTTGATTATTGGTACTGTTGATGGTGCCAATGTAGAAATTACCAGGGAAATCGGTGAAGACAATGTCTTCTTGTTTGGTAACTTGAGTGAAAACGTTGAAGATCTGAGATACAACCATCAATACCATCCACAAGATTTACCATCAGGTTTGGAATCCGTCCTGTCTTACATTGAAAGTGGTCAATTTTCTCCAGAGAATCCAAATGAATTCAAACCACTAGTTGATAGTATCAAATATCACGGTGATTATTATTTGGTTAGTGATGACTTTGAATCATACTTGGCCACTCAAGAATTAGTTGACCAAGAGTTTCACAATCAAAGATCAGAATGGCTAAAGAAGAGTGTGTTGAGTGTTGCAAATGTTGGCTTCTTCAGTAGTGATCGTTGTATCGAAGAATACTCCGATACAATTTGGAATGTTGAACCAGTGACTTAG
- the KRE6 gene encoding beta-glucan synthesis-associated protein KRE6 (similar to Saccharomyces cerevisiae SKN1 (YGR143W) and KRE6 (YPR159W); ancestral locus Anc_3.508) — MPLRNLTETHNFSSTNLDTDGIEDGRDPSPLSPSPSFRQPNVNNIDNNADLTNPFMGSDEESNGRGRESLSSSVHYQPQGSDSSLLHDNSRLDISQNNGISDYKGYYSKNNSRVVSTANDNSFLQPPHRAIASSPSLNSNLSKNDILSPPEFDRYPLVGSRVTSMTQLNHHGRSQSSSPDNESSASFSSNPFLGEQDFSPFGGYPASSFPLMMDEKEEDDYLHNPDPEEEARLDRRRFIDDFKYMDKRSASGLAGVLLLLLAAVFIFIVLPALTFSGAINHESATEEVTYLSQYQYPRLSAIRTSLVDPDTPDSAKTREAMDGSKWELVFSDEFNAEGRTFYDGDDPYWTAPDVHYDATKDLEWYSPDASTTVNGTLQLRMDAFKNHDLYYRSGMLQSWNKVCFTQGALEISANLPNYGRISGLWPGLWTMGNLGRPGYLASTQGVWPYSYESCDAGITPNQSSPDGISYLPGQKLSVCTCDGEDHPNQGVGRGAPEIDVLEGETDTKIGVGVASQSLQVAPFDIWYMPDYDFIEVYNFTTTTMNTYAGGPFQQAVSAVSTLNVTWYEFGEYGGYFQKYAIEYLNGDDDGYIRWFVGDTPTYTIHANALHPEGNIGWRRISKEPMSIILNLGISNNWAYIDWQYIFFPVVMSVDYVRVYQPSNALSMTCDPSDYPTYDYIQSHLNAFHNANLTTWEDAGYTFPKNILTGDCASSKFKLTS, encoded by the coding sequence ATGCCTTTAAGAAACTTGACAGAGACTCACAACTTCAGTAGCACCAATCTGGACACAGATGGTATAGAAGACGGTCGTGACCCTTCTCCGCTTTCTCCATCACCATCTTTTAGACAGCCAAATGTGAACAACATCGACAACAATGCTGATCTTACAAACCCTTTTATGGGTAGCGACGAAGAATCCAACGGACGTGGTAGAGagtctctttcttcttctgttcATTATCAGCCACAGGGGAGTGACTCTTCGCTACTGCATGACAACTCTCGTCTAGATATAAGTCAAAATAATGGTATATCTGATTACAAAGGTTACTACTCGAAGAACAACAGTAGAGTTGTGAGCACAGCCAATGATAATTCATTTCTCCAACCGCCACATAGAGCCATAGCTTCCTCTCCGTCTTTGAATTCTAACTTATCAAAGAATGACATTCTCTCTCCTCCAGAATTCGATAGGTATCCTTTAGTGGGTTCCAGAGTTACTTCTATGACCCAACTGAACCATCATGGTCGTTCACAATCATCATCTCCAGATAACGAATCATCCgcatcattttcttctaatCCGTTTTTGGGTGAACAGGATTTTTCTCCGTTCGGTGGGTATCCTGCTTCATCATTTCCGCTTATGATggatgaaaaggaagaagatgattaTTTGCACAATCCTGATCCTGAGGAAGAAGCAAGGCTAGACAGAAGAAGGTTCATAGATGACTTCAAATACATGGATAAAAGGTCTGCTAGTGGGCTAGCTGGTGTGTTGCTTTTGTTATTGGCAGCCgtctttattttcattgttttgCCAGCACTGACTTTCTCAGGTGCTATCAATCACGAAAGCGCCACTGAAGAGGTCACGTACTTATCTCAATACCAATATCCTAGATTATCCGCTATTAGAACATCTTTGGTTGATCCAGACACACCAGATTCTGCAAAGACAAGAGAAGCCATGGATGGTTCTAAATGGGAATTAGTGTTTTCTGATGAGTTTAATGCAGAAGGAAGAACATTTTATGACGGAGATGACCCGTACTGGACAGCTCCTGATGTTCATTATGATGCCACTAAAGATTTGGAATGGTATAGTCCAGACGCTTCTACCACAGTTAACGGTACTTTGCAGTTGAGGATGGATGCCTTTAAGAATCATGACTTATACTACAGATCAGGTATGTTACAAAGTTGGAATAAGGTCTGTTTCACACAAGGTGCTCTGGAAATTTCTGCAAATCTACCCAATTATGGTCGTATTTCGGGGTTGTGGCCCGGTCTTTGGACGATGGGTAATTTAGGTAGGCCCGGTTATCTAGCTAGTACTCAAGGTGTCTGGCCCTATTCTTATGAATCATGTGATGCTGGTATTACACCGAACCAAAGTTCGCCTGATGGAATTTCTTATCTACCGGGACAAAAATTGAGTGTCTGTACTTGTGATGGTGAAGATCACCCAAATCAAGGTGTTGGCAGAGGCGCTCCAGAGATTGATGTTTTGGAAGGTGAAACCGACACCAAGATCGGTGTCGGTGTTGCCTCCCAATCCTTACAAGTTGCGCCCTTTGATATCTGGTATATGCCTGATTATGATTTCATCGAAGTCTACAATTTCacgacaacaacaatgaaCACATATGCCGGTGGTCCATTCCAACAAGCTGTATCTGCGGTTTCCACTTTGAATGTGACCTGGTATGAGTTTGGTGAATACGGTGggtattttcaaaagtacGCCATCGAGTATTTGAACggagatgatgatggttATATCCGTTGGTTCGTCGGCGATACTCCAACTTACACGATCCATGCCAATGCCTTACATCCTGAAGGTAATATTGGATGGAGAAGAATTAGTAAAGAACCAATGTCAATTATTTTGAACTTGGGTATTTCTAACAACTGGGCTTATATTGATTGGcagtatattttcttccccGTGGTCATGTCGGTTGACTATGTGAGAGTATATCAACCAAGTAATGCTTTATCCATGACATGCGATCCAAGTGATTATCCGACATATGATTATATTCAATCGCACTTAAATGCATTCCATAATGCAAACTTAACTACATGGGAAGATGCTGGCTACACGTTCCCCAAGAATATCTTAACTGGTGACTGTGCTAGttccaaattcaaattgaCTTCCTAA
- the ORC4 gene encoding origin recognition complex subunit 4 (similar to Saccharomyces cerevisiae ORC4 (YPR162C) and RIF2 (YLR453C); ancestral locus Anc_7.516), whose amino-acid sequence MTVNETDLSQRVNFIPIKRPSNEDIPDTATTLKKRTIDNDEKQEDNEPGFTSLQKRLLQQLNGTLPTNEKIIFKYLQDCQQEIDRIIKQSVIQKESHSVILVGPRQSYKTYLLDYELSLLQQFYNEQFITIRLNGFIHSEQTAINGIATQLEQQLQKIHGKEERIDGASLETISSGSLTEVFEKILLLLDSAAKTGAEDRGDVDGSSTTKITVVFIFDEIDTFAGPVRQTLLYNLFDMVEHARVPVCIFGCTTKLNMLEYLEKRVKSRFSQRVIHMPQIRDLDDMIDAVRSLLSVHPDVSPWGSQWNDTVEKELSNPRSNLNKHITMNFETFRALSALKNSMIPLVATSTNFDSLSSAIKSCSFLDLYNKNQLSNSLTGRLQSLSDLELAILISAARVALRAKDGSFNFNLAYAEYEKMIKAINSRIPTVAPTMNLGTGQNTLSIDNTIKLWLKKDVKNVWETLVQLDFFTEKSAVGLRDNATAAFYASNYQFQGTMIPFDLRSYQMQIILQELRRIIPRSNMYYSWTQL is encoded by the coding sequence atgacagTGAATGAAACTGATTTATCACAGCGAGTCAACTTTATTCCGATAAAAAGGCCTTCAAACGAAGATATTCCAGACACAGCAACGACTCTAAAAAAGCGTACTATAGACAATGATGAAAAGCAGGAGGACAATGAACCTGGTTTTACTTCCCTTCAGAAAAGATTGCTACAGCAATTGAATGGCACTCTTCCtacaaatgaaaagattaTCTTTAAGTATCTGCAAGACTGTCAACAAGAAATCGATAGGATCATAAAACAGTCTGTAATTCAAAAAGAGAGTCATTCAGTAATCCTTGTGGGACCCAGACAAAGCTACAAAACATATCTATTAGACTATGAGTTGTCTTTATTGCAACAGTTCTACAATGAACAATTTATAACTATCAGGTTAAACGGATTTATTCATTCGGAACAAACCGCTATTAATGGAATTGCCACTCAACTGGAACAGcaattgcaaaaaattcatggaaaagaagaaaggatTGATGGCGCCTCATTAGAGACTATCAGCAGTGGTTCGTTGACGGAAGTCTTTGAGAAAATCCTTTTGCTCCTAGACTCTGCTGCAAAGACCGGAGCTGAAGATAGAGGTGACGTCGATGGAAGCAGTACGACAAAGATAACTGTGGTTTTcatatttgatgaaattgatacCTTTGCGGGGCCAGTAAGACAGACTCTATTATATAACCTTTTCGACATGGTGGAACATGCTCGGGTACCTGTTTGTATTTTCGGTTGTACaacaaaattgaatatgttggaatatttggaaaagaGAGTGAAAAGTAGATTTTCCCAAAGAGTAATTCATATGCCACAAATACGAGATTTGGACGATATGATTGATGCAGTAAGAAGCCTACTTAGCGTTCACCCTGACGTCTCTCCCTGGGGTTCACAATGGAATGATACAGTGGAAAAGGAATTATCCAACCCTCGatcaaatttgaataaacATATTACGATGAATTTTGAAACCTTTAGAGCGTTGTCAGCCTTAAAAAACAGCATGATCCCATTGGTAGCAACATCTACTAACTTTGATTCACTCTCTAGCGCCATTAAGTCATGTTCATTTCTTGACCTATACAATAAGAACCAGTTATCCAATAGTTTAACAGGAAGACTGCAGTCCCTCTCCGATCTAGAATTAGCCATTTTAATCTCAGCCGCCAGAGTTGCCTTAAGAGCAAAAGACGGATCCTTTAATTTTAATTTGGCCTACGCGGAGTATGAGAAGATGATCAAAGCTATTAACTCCAGAATTCCCACAGTAGCACCCACCATGAATTTAGGAACAGGTCAAAATACTCTTTCCATTGATAATACTATTAAGTTGTGGTTGAAAAAAGACGTCAAGAACGTTTGGGAAACTTTGGTGCAGCTAGATTTCTTTACTGAAAAATCCGCTGTCGGCTTAAGAGACAATGCAACCGCAGCTTTTTACGCTAGTAATTATCAATTTCAAGGTACTATGATCCCTTTTGACTTAAGAAGTTACCAAATGCAAATCATCCTCCAGGAATTGAGAAGAATTATCCCCAGATCTAATATGTACTACTCTTGGACACAGCTGTGA
- the TIF3 gene encoding Tif3p (similar to Saccharomyces cerevisiae TIF3 (YPR163C); ancestral locus Anc_7.517) — MAPPKKTVKKMDLTSFLNDDTFGSSWAEEDVDLNKITIPIETANANTIPLSELAHAKNNSNNMRSGGFGGSFGGSGGSFGGNGGRSRLDPALGGVVSDRREEYPVPDAPPYRAVINNIPWDITPEGVQAWVEDGLVKPEAVEEVILPKNLRDPTRLKGNAFVTLKEKADLVAALKFNGTKLNERTVYVSVAAPRRMGGADVDWSSARGSNFQGDGREDAPDLDWGAARGSNFKGPRREREEVDIDWTGARGSNFQNSSRPPRREREEVDIDWTGARGSNFQNSSRPPRREREEVDIDWTGARGSNFQSSSRPPRREREEPDIDWAAARGSNFQSSSRPPRREREKEEPALDWGAARGSQFGKPQQAKNSYKDKTTPDKKTAEEQPKIQKSTYDILRTEDDDEDEEVAEKQNEDAKENHTDAAVEKIQEKTAQLTVEDGDDWEVVGKK, encoded by the coding sequence ATGGCTCCACCAAAGAAAACCGTTAAGAAGATGGATCTTACGTCATTTCTAAATGATGACACTTTTGGTTCATCTTGGGCCGAAGAAGATGTTGATTTGAACAAGATCACTATTCCTATCGAGACCGCTAACGCAAATACTATCCCATTGTCTGAATTGGCGCATGCTAAAAATAACAGCAATAATATGCGTTCAGGCGGCTTCGGTGGTAGTTTCGGTGGCAGCGGTGGTAGTTTCGGTGGCAACGGTGGTAGATCCAGATTAGACCCTGCCTTAGGGGGCGTTGTTTCCGATAGAAGAGAGGAATACCCTGTTCCAGACGCTCCACCATATAGAGCTGTCATCAACAACATTCCATGGGATATTACCCCAGAAGGTGTTCAAGCTTGGGTTGAAGATGGTTTAGTCAAGCCTGAAGCTGTCGAGGAAGTTATTTTACCAAAGAATTTAAGAGATCCGACAAGATTAAAGGGTAATGCATTTGttactttgaaagaaaaagctgaTTTAGTTGCCGCCTTGAAATTCAACGGTACTAAATTAAATGAAAGAACTGTTTACGTCTCTGTTGCCGCTCCAAGAAGAATGGGAGGTGCAGACGTTGACTGGAGTAGTGCTAGAGGCTCCAACTTCCAAGGCGATGGAAGAGAAGATGCTCCTGACCTAGATTGGGGTGCTGCAAGAGGTTCCAACTTCAAAGGTCCAAGGAGAGAGAGGGAGGAAGTTGATATTGATTGGACTGGTGCAAGAGGCTCTAATTTCCAGAATTCTTCCAGACCaccaagaagagaaagagaagaagttgatatTGATTGGACTGGCGCAAGAGGCTCTAATTTCCAGAATTCTTCCAGACCACccagaagagaaagagaagaagttgatatTGATTGGACTGGTGCAAGAGGCTCTAATTTCCAAAGTTCCTCAAGACCaccaagaagagaaagagaagaaccAGATATTGATTGGGCTGCCGCTAGAGGTTCCAATTTCCAAAGCTCTTCAAGGCCtccaagaagagaaagagaaaaagaagaacctGCCTTGGACTGGGGTGCTGCTAGAGGTTCTCAATTTGGTAAGCCTCAGCAGGCCAAGAATTCCTACAAGGATAAGACTACGCCTGACAAAAAGACTGCTGAGGAACAACCAAAGATCCAGAAGTCTACTTATGATATCTTACGTAccgaagatgatgatgaagatgaagaagttgctgaaaagcaaaatgaAGACGCAAAGGAAAACCATACTGATGCTGCGGTCGAAAAgatacaagaaaaaaccgCTCAATTGACCGTTGAAGATGGTGACGATTGGGAGGTTGTTGGTAAGAAATAA